One genomic segment of Cottoperca gobio chromosome 21, fCotGob3.1, whole genome shotgun sequence includes these proteins:
- the LOC115026334 gene encoding protocadherin-8 — MRLLTEGKITTKMITYWHRWIFIFSIHQFSFASLAQSEGNTIRYQSNEEDAPGTVIGNLAKDMSLSLSHSSKTNFRMMKQFNDSFIRVRESDGELTVGERIDRERICRHTPQCLITFDVVNFSKDRYRLIHVEVEIKDMNDNSPEFPNKESILEISENAAVGSRIPLDPAADADVGSYYIQNYQISVNSHFTIDVLMRADGVKYAELVLMKELDRETQSSYTVELVASDGGNPYRSGSTKITIKVTDFNDNSPVFDQNSFSVSLPEDAPVGAVILDLNAVDADEGLNGEVVFGFGKQVSHEIRELFQVDNKSGRLTLRSPVDFEDKSTYELDVQATDLGPNPTSSVCKIIIHVTDVNDNAPEISITPMTSITTGIAYISEAADKDSLVALISTLDRDSGVNSQVHCTLYGHDHFKLRQAYEDSYMIVTAAVLDRERISEYNLTVMAEDFGSPALRKITQYTIRLSDENDNAPHFTKAVYEVSVVENNAPGAYITTVQASDADLGNNGKITYRLVDSVIMGSPVNTFVSLNSVSGSIYALRSFNYEVMKLLDIHIKASDGGSPQLQSTAVIRLKIVDQNDNQPSIIQPALYKGSAEVFLPKDAPAGYVVTQIKATDADEGINAQLSFKITEGGHLGFSINKDTGKVHVSRQLTYDLTDNVKVTVSVSDNGSPALTSTAIIHFSFIEGTVPSMPSLAQNGSEELFEWDMSIAIIIVLAGSCSLLLLAIILITTICSRRKKETREGEYDDKEDVPNVESVESGHVDSLIANHKGKVFDAHPFPEKPPLASSNTTETGCEDGRQTAGIFESNSRVMEGKLKGYSTLPGYGKETVRPITIWKGNSFTTISARDPHISGKDSGKGDSDFNDSDSDISGDVHKKESPPTNSLWACTSECKVLGHSDRCWSPSATRPNTSMACGPHLSTFNKTASLPRNTGRENYYPAHIPKTNGLQSVYEKVQHQEFDYILVGPQTPARIQETDEMSIPEYTNS; from the exons ATGAGGCTGCTTACCGAGGGAAAGATTACTACGAAGATGATAACTTATTGGCACCGGTGGATTTTTATATTCTCAATCCATCAATTTTCATTTGCCTCACTGGCTCAGTCTGAGGGAAATACTATTCGCTACCAGAGCAATGAGGAGGACGCACCAGGTACAGTAATCGGAAACCTTGCCAAGGACATGTCCTTGAGTCTGTCTCATTCCTCCAAGACCAATTTCAGGATGATGAAACAATTCAATGATTCATTCATCAGGGTAAGAGAAAGCGACGGGGAACTCACTGTCGGGGAACGAATTGACAGGGAAAGAATCTGCAGACACACTCCACAGTGTCTCATCACTTTTGACGTGGTAAATTTCTCCAAAGACCGCTACAGATTGATTCATGTTGAGGTGGAAATAAAGGACATGAATGACAACTCTCCGGAGTTTCCAAACAAGGAATCTATACTCGAGATCTCAGAGAACGCAGCAGTGGGGTCCCGCATCCCTTTAGACCCAGCTGCAGACGCTGATGTCGGGTCATACTACATCCAAAACTATCAAATTTCTGTCAACAGTCATTTTACCATTGATGTGCTCATGAGAGCGGATGGGGTTAAATATGCGGAATTGGTGCTAATGAAAGAGCTAGACAGGGAGACTCAGTCATCATACACTGTGGAGCTGGTCGCCTCAGACGGAGGAAACCCTTACAGATCGGGGTCAACAAAGATAACTATCAAAGTCACTGACTTTAATGACAATAGTCCCGTTTTTGACCAGAATAGTTTTTCAGTCAGTTTGCCAGAGGACGCACCGGTTGGCGCTGTTATACTGGACTTAAACGCAGTTGATGCTGATGAGGGTTTAAACGGAGAGGTCGTCTTCGGGTTCGGAAAACAGGTTTCTCATGAGATCCGAGAACTTTTCCAAGTGGATAATAAATCAGGTCGCCTAACACTCAGGAGCCCTGTGGATTTTGAGGACAAAAGCACCTATGAGCTAGACGTGCAGGCGACCGATTTGGGACCCAACCCGACCTCCTCCGTGTGCAAAATCATAATTCACGTCACAGACGTTAATGACAATGCCCCAGAAATCAGCATCACCCCGATGACCTCCATCACGACGGGCATTGCATACATCAGCGAGGCGGCAGACAAGGACAGTCTGGTAGCCCTGATCAGCACCTTGGACAGAGACTCGGGTGTTAACAGCCAGGTCCACTGCACATTATACGGCCACGACCATTTCAAACTCCGGCAGGCTTACGAGGACAGCTACATGATAGTTACAGCAGCAGTCCTAGACAGGGAGAGGATTAGTGAGTATAACTTGACGGTCATGGCTGAAGATTTTGGGTCACCTGCGCTGAGAAAGATCACTCAATACACCATTAGACTCAGTGACGAGAATGACAACGCCCCTCACTTTACTAAAGCTGTCTATGAAGTTTCAGTGGTGGAAAACAACGCCCCAGGCGCGTATATCACTACAGTCCAGGCCAGTGATGCAGATCTGGGAAATAATGGCAAAATTACTTATAGACTTGTGGACAGTGTTATCATGGGGTCCCCAGTGAACACCTTTGTGTCTCTTAATTCAGTGTCTGGCTCCATATATGCGCTGAGAAGCTTTAATTATGAAGTGATGAAACTGCTAGACATACATATCAAAGCAAGTGATGGGGGGTCACCACAGCTGCAGAGCACAGCTGTCATCAGACTAAAAATAGTTGATCAGAATGACAACCAACCTTCTATTATACAGCCAGCCCTATACAAAGGATCTGCTGAGGTTTTCCTGCCTAAAGATGCACCTGCAGGTTATGTTGTAACCCAGATAAAGGCCACAGATGCTGATGAGGGCATTAATGCACAGCTGTCCTTTAAAATCACAGAGGGGGGACACCTGGGGTTCTCTATCAACAAAGACACAGGGAAGGTGCACGTGAGCCGACAGCTGACGTATGATCTCACAGACAATGTCAAAGTCACAGTGTCGGTCAGTGACAATGGATCCCCGGCACTTACCTCCACAGCCATTATACACTTCAGCTTCATAGAAGGAACTGTACCCAGTATGCCTTCTTTGGCCCAAAATGGCAGCGAGGAGCTCTTTGAATGGGACATGTCCATAGCCATAATTATTGTCCTGGCAGGGAgctgctctctcctcctgctagcTATTATTCTCATCACAACCATTTGCAGCCGGCggaaaaaagaaacaagggAGGGGGAGTATGATGATAAAGAAGACGTACCAAATGTGGAAAGCGTGGAAAGTGGTCATGTTGATTCATTGATTGCCAACCACAAAGGCAAAGTGTTTGATGCCCATCCATTTCCAGAGAAACCTCCATTGgccagcagcaacacaacagaaacaGGCTGTGAGGATGGCAGGCAGACAGCAGGCATCTTTGAGTCAAACAGCAGGGTGATGGAGGGTAAATTAAAG GGTTATTCTACGCTACCAGGCTATGGGAAAGAAACAGTCAGACCAATAACAATATGGAAGGGTAATTCATTCACAACAATCTCAGCAAGAGATCCCCACATCAGTGGCAAGGACAGTGGAAAAGGGGACAGTGACTTCAATGACAGTGATTCTGACATAAGTGGAGATGTGCACAAAAAAGAGTCGCCACCAACAAACA GTCTCTGGGCATGTACAAGCGAGTGCAAAGTGTTGGGACACTCGGACCGATGCTGGAGCCCTTCTGCTACAAGGCCCAACACAAGCATGGCCTGCGGACCACATCTGTCAACTTTTAACAAGACCGCTTCACTTCCCCGGAACACCGGGAGGGAAAACTACTACCCAGCTCACATACCCAAAACCAACGGTCTGCAAAGTGTTTACGAAAAAGTCCAACACCAGGAATTTGACTATATTCTCGTTGGTCCACAGACACCGGCCAGAATACAGGAAACAGACGAAATGTCCATTCCAGAGTACACAAACTCTTAA
- the LOC115026540 gene encoding protocadherin-8 translates to MVFCKFARVGLCVVLSLFLYSVECTTTRYFTYEEDAPGTEIGNLSEDLKIDPADDPDTSFRFMQENNSSVIEMREIDGLLSVAEIIDREQLCPRSPRCFITFDVVAFSKEKFQLIHVEIEVKDINDHFPHFLRNETQLEIVENVPLDSRFPLQIALDQDVGKNYIQSYNISPSSHFAIEVRDRDDGVKFAELVLVRDLDREVEDSYTIEVTATDGGVPAKSGSMIVNISVLDFNDNSPAFEHSSLKVELDEDSPVGHRVLKVHAFDPDDGVNGEVTYAFADGLSPEAGRLFHIDPYSGDVTLKAVVDFEKKRSYELNIKASDFGANSVPSGCKVTIDIVDVNDNAPEISIKPMTSSSDGVAYITEAAAAESFVALISTSDRDSGSNGYVRISLLGHEHFTLQQAYGDSFMIITSTTLDREKIPEYNLTVIAEDLGSPPFKTVRQYTIRVTDENDNPPLFSKSLFEVSVLENNIPGSYVTTVVARDPDVGQNAKVSYKLIDSEVPGGSLVSTYVSVDSLSGSLYTLRSFDFETLQQIELVIQAEDRGSPSLSSTSTIRIKVVDLNDNYPYFTFPVLVNDSVDIPLPFNAPAGCLALRVSAEDEDEGVNGELHYQIVQGDPQLFTMNKDTGEIALKQWLTSEIGDVLEMKIAVSDKGRSSLSSSATLRFIVSDTQPSEDQVVIVLGSSDEEGTSFDGSLIVIIMLSGGCALLLIAIVVVVVTCKLSNGGRKRGSKRDVCSSIFDGRPIPMLGSTEPNIYTGPRGFFHERTPSSLDGSCLYEERSGDSDTKMFLPSKHFQTTSVWQSDKYCLQVSGIGTSDQLSVKDSGKGDSDFNDSDSDISGDGGKKNFSTFQPRLKTSSSTANSFSGDCQGTYCAPTQSFRDTGDNAYTIGFSSHGYPHFWKDSVYGTNRPKSRCSMQTFSRTGTLPSYFPQQQCEAGLGGAEIQNQSPNIVTVATALEVATIF, encoded by the exons ATGGTGTTTTGCAAGTTTGCAAGAGTTGGGCTGTGCGTGGTGCTTTCCTTATTTTTATACTCTGTTGAGTGTACAACTACGAGGTATTTCACATACGAAGAGGATGCACCCGGGACGGAGATAGGAAATCTGTCCGAAGATTTAAAGATTGATCCAGCCGATGACCCCGACACATCGTTCCGCTTCATGCAAGAAAACAACTCTTCTGTGATTGAAATGAGGGAGATCGACGGACTTCTGAGTGTGGCAGAAATAATTGACAGAGAACAGCTCTGCCCGAGATCTCCGCGCTGCTTCATCACCTTCGACGTTGTGGCCTTCTCCAAAGAAAAGTTTCAACTCATCCACGTGGAGATCGAGGTAAAAGACATCAATGATCACTTTCCTCATTTTCTGCgcaacgagacacagctggagatAGTGGAGAATGTCCCGCTGGACTCAAGATTCCCTCTGCAGATTGCTCTCGACCAGGACGTGGGTAAAAACTACATTCAGAGCTACAACATTTCCCCCTCTAGCCATTTTGCCATTGAAGTGCGCGATCGGGATGATGGAGTGAAGTTTGCTGAGCTGGTGCTGGTGAGGGACCTCGACAGGGAGGTGGAGGACTCCTACACAATCGAAGTCACTGCAACTGACGGAGGGGTGCCTGCAAAGTCCGGCTCAATGATAGTGAACATCAGCGTGCTGGACTTTAATGACAACAGCCCCGCATTTGAACACAGCTCGCTGAAAGTTGAGTTAGATGAAGACTCCCCGGTGGGCCACCGAGTTCTCAAAGTGCACGCTTTCGACCCCGACGACGGTGTTAACGGTGAGGTGACATACGCGTTTGCTGACGGGCTATCACCAGAAGCTGGACGCCTTTTCCACATCGACCCTTATTCCGGGGACGTGACCTTGAAGGCGGTGGTTGATTTTGAGAAAAAGAGGTCATACGAACTGAACATTAAAGCCTCAGATTTTGGCGCGAACTCTGTCCCATCCGGCTGCAAAGTTACGATAGACATCGTGGACGTGAATGACAATGCACCTGAAATTAGTATCAAACCGATGACTTCCAGCAGTGATGGAGTCGCCTACATCACAGAAGCTGCAGCTGCGGAGAGCTTCGTTGCTCTGATCAGCACCTCGGACAGAGACTCTGGTTCCAACGGGTACGTGCGCATCAGCCTGCTGGGGCACGAGCATTTCACCCTCCAGCAGGCATATGGGGACTCTTTCATGATAATTACCAGCACTACTTTAGACAGAGAGAAGATCCCAGAGTATAACCTGACTGTGATTGCAGAGGATCTGGGAAGTCCACCCTTCAAAACTGTCAGACAGTACACCATCCGTGTCACAGATGAGAATGACAACCCCCCTCTCTTCAGTAAGTCACTTTTTGAAGTTTCAGTCCTAGAAAATAACATCCCAGGTTCATATGTTACCACTGTCGTTGCTCGAGATCCTGATGTAGGACAGAATGCCAAAGTCTCATACAAACTCATAGATTCAGAGGTGCCAGGAGGATCTCTGGTGTCCACATATGTTTCTGTGGATTCACTGTCAGGGTCTTTGTACACTTTGAGGTCTTTTGATTTTGAGACTCTACAGCAGATTGAGCTGGTTATCCAAGCTGAAGACAGAGGTTCCCCCTCTCTTTCAAGCACATCAACCATTAGGATTAAAGTGGTGGATCTGAATGACAATTATCCATACTTCACCTTCCCTGTCCTTGTGAACGACTCTGTTGATATTCCCTTGCCTTTTAATGCGCCGGCTGGCTGTCTTGCCCTTCGCGTCTCAGCTGAAGACGAGGATGAGGGAGTGAACGGCGAGCTCCACTACCAAATTGTACAAGGTGACCCGCAGCTTTTCACAATGAACAAAGACACGGGAGAAATTGCTTTAAAACAATGGCTGACATCTGAAATTGGAGACGTGCTGGAAATGAAAATTGCCGTGAGTGACAAAGGCAGGTCCTCGCTCTCTAGCAGTGCCACCTTAAGGTTTATTGTCTCAGACACACAGCCCTCTGAAGACCAAGTTGTCATTGTGTTAGGGTCAAGTGATGAAGAAGGCACCAGCTTTGATGGCTCGCTAATTGTCATTATTATGCTCAGTGGTGGCTGCGCATTGTTGTTGATTGCAATAGTGGTTGTTGTTGTGACGTGCAAACTCAGCAATGGGGGGAGAAAGCGTGGCTCCAAGAGAGACGTGTGTAGCAGCATTTTTGACGGAAGGCCCATTCCCATGCTCGGCTCGACAGAACCAAACATATACACCGGACCACGAGGCTTCTTCCATGAGAGAACCCCTTCGTCTCTGGACGGTTCCTGCCTGTATGAGGAGAGGAGCGGGGACTCTGACACAAAG ATGTTCCTGCCCTCCAAGCATTTCCAAACAACATCTGTGTGGCAAAGTGACAAATACTGCTTGCAAGTGAG TGGCATTGGCACAAGCGACCAGCTGAGCGTGAAGGACAGCGGCAAAGGGGACAGTGACTTTAACGACAGTGACTCTGATATCAGTGGCGACGGAGGCAAAAAGAACTTCAGCACCTTCCAGCCAAGGCTAAAAA cTTCATCCAGCACTGCTAACAGCTTTTCTGGGGATTGCCAAGGCACATACTGTGCACCAACGCAGAGCTTCAGAGACACCGGAGACAATGCATACACAATAGGCTTCAGTTCTCATGGCTATCCCCACTTTTGGAAGGACTCTGTTTATGGCACAAATCGGCCAAAATCAAGGTGCAGCATGCAGACTTTCTCCAGGACCGGGACCCTCCCTTCCTACTTCCCTCAGCAGCAGTGTGAGGCGGGTCTTGGAGGTGCTGAAATCCAAAACCAGAGTCCAAATATTGTAACTGTAGCTACAGCATTAGAGGTTGCAACCATCTTTTAG